The genomic window GTGGAAGGAAAATGGTTTTTGTATAAAGTATTTCATCAAGGGTAATTCTTTGATGTTTAATATAAAAATAAATGAACTTAGAAATAACCACTCAACCAAACTAGCAAGATGCTAAAACAATAAGCCAAGGGATCATCAACTTTAATAACGACAAAGTACCTGATCTGGAACCTATCGAAAAAGAGGTTAAGTTTTTTGTGTTTGTTAGAAATGATGACCAAGAAGTGATCGGAGGAATTCGAGCGATTTGTTTTTGGAATACTTTACATATTGAATTATTGTGGCTTTCAGAAGAATGTAGAGGTAAAGGAGTGGGCAAAGAACTAATTGATTCTGCCGAAAAATTTGCTGTCGAACATGGATGCGAAAAAGCATTTGTTGAAACTACAAGTTGGCAAGCAAAGCCTTTTTATGAAAAAATGGGCTATCATCATATAGCCACAATTAATGACCGACCGAAAGGTCATGCTTCTCACTATTTAACTAAAGACTTAAAATGAGTAAAGGAAACTATCTATCAGAAAAATTAAAAGAGATACTTACAGAAGGAAAATGGGTAACAGGAACCAACGTTAAATCTCAGATACTTGATCTAACTTTGGAGCAAGCTTCTCGAAAAGTGAACGGATTAAATAGTATCTGCGACTTGGTGTATCATTTAAACTATTATAATGCTGGAATTATGGAAGCATTCAAAACCAATCAGTTAAACATTAAGGATAAATATAGTTTTGATGCACCCCAAATCATCAACGAAGAAACTTGGAAGGAAAGAATAGCTACATTTTGTGAAAACGCAGAAGCACTTATCTCTTTGGTTTCCTCATTATCCGATGACGAAATTCATGGGCCTTTCGTTGATCCAAAATACGGTACTTTAGAAAGAAATATCGATGTGCTAATAGAGCACAACTATTATCATTTGGGACAAATAGTGTTGATAAAGAAATTGATTACAGCTTAATTGGAGAAATGAAGATCAAGTTTTTATCAAAAAAATGAGGTGATTATCCATTGATATTGAGATAATATACTAAATTTATTCCACCATATTATTTACACTTTTTAGACTACTTCAACATGAAATTTTTTAAGAGAGACTGGGTGATCGACAAACTTTCTGATGTTATCATAGTGATATTTAGTATCACGATTGCTTTTCAATTAAACTCTTGGAAAGAAAGGTCACAGCAGAACAAAAAAACAGAGAATATACTTTCTCAATTAAAATCGGATATTCAATCGGATGGTGATCGAATTCAGCAACTCATTAAAGGACATGAGAAGAAAGTAAAAGTGATGGAAAACTATCTCCAATTACTGAATGATAAAAAGATGACTGGACAACAGTTTTTCGAGATGCATCAAGTAATGAATTCAACTTCCTCATTGACCCTGAAAAAGACCAACTACAATGTCGTTTTAAGCACAGGAGATCTTTATTTAATTCATGATAAAGATTTAATGAAGGACATCATAGAGTATTATAACTCAGAAAAGGAAAGTGAATTTTATGAGAAAAATGAAATAGAGAGGCTAAACGAATTCAATACTATGCTATTTGATGAATATCTTTTAGGCTCAAATGAATTACCTCAGAAAGTGATAAAGACCATTGGCTTTAAGAATGTTATGTTGGTGTTTAATTATAATCTTCAGTTAAAAATTGGAGAGTACAAGCAGCTTTTAAATCGGAATAAAAAACTATTAGAGAAGATGTAATTCTTAGATTTTTACTTTAAATAAAATAGTAAGAAATTCATAATACATTAATACAAAACAATTGCTATAACTTTCTCAATTGGTTATTTTTAGTAGACAAACAAATCTGACCTAAAACCTAATAAAATGAGAAAGATCAAAGCAGTAATTTTTGATTTAGACGGAACTATCGGAGATACAGTTCCTTTATGTATCCAAGCTTTCAGACAATCCATCGAACCACTTATTGACCAACAAGTTTCTGATGCCGAAATTATGGCTACTTTTGGCCCTTCAGAAGAAGGAACTATCATGGCCTTAGCCCCAAATCACTACGACAAAGGGGTGGCAGATTATCTAGCCTACTATGAAGAGCATCATGATATTTGTCCATCCCCTTTCGATGGGATGCTAGAAGTACTCAACTTGCTTCAAGAGAAACAGATCCGAATTGCCATGGTCACAGGGAAAGGGAAATACAGTACAGAGATTTCCTTAGATAAATTTGGATTGACTGACTATTTTGAAATCATAGAAACGGGTATTCCTACTGGCCCGAGCAAGCCAGAAGGTATGGAAAAAGTAGTCGACTATTTTAAAGAAATTCCAAAAGAAGAGATGATCTATGTTGGTGATGCCCCAAGTGATATTACTGCAAGCCGACAAGTTGGAATTGCAGTCGTTGGAGCCGGATGGGCAGAAGCTACTGAAGTTGGAAAATTGGAAGCTCTAAGAGCCGATAAAGTCTTTAAAACCATTGAGGAATTTAAAACTTGGTTGGTTACTAAAATTTAAAATCTTGATGTACCTTGTGGGGAAGTGATATAAAAACTTCCTTTACAAGGTTAGATTGGAATCGATTTTATAAAATTGAGATATCCATTTTTTTGTCTAGGCCTTGTTCAATAATTTTTTGAAGAGTAGAAATCTGAATATCACTTTTTCCTCTCTCAATTCTTGAAATGTAGCTTTTTTTGGTACCTGATTTAATAGCTAGATCTTCTTGAGTAAGC from Flammeovirga yaeyamensis includes these protein-coding regions:
- a CDS encoding helix-turn-helix domain-containing protein, translating into MKEITSFEELLENKYGKKGEKVRDQYEEESLSFRIGVMLKEERLKAKLTQEDLAIKSGTKKSYISRIERGKSDIQISTLQKIIEQGLDKKMDISIL
- a CDS encoding DinB family protein encodes the protein MSKGNYLSEKLKEILTEGKWVTGTNVKSQILDLTLEQASRKVNGLNSICDLVYHLNYYNAGIMEAFKTNQLNIKDKYSFDAPQIINEETWKERIATFCENAEALISLVSSLSDDEIHGPFVDPKYGTLERNIDVLIEHNYYHLGQIVLIKKLITA
- a CDS encoding HAD family hydrolase, which produces MRKIKAVIFDLDGTIGDTVPLCIQAFRQSIEPLIDQQVSDAEIMATFGPSEEGTIMALAPNHYDKGVADYLAYYEEHHDICPSPFDGMLEVLNLLQEKQIRIAMVTGKGKYSTEISLDKFGLTDYFEIIETGIPTGPSKPEGMEKVVDYFKEIPKEEMIYVGDAPSDITASRQVGIAVVGAGWAEATEVGKLEALRADKVFKTIEEFKTWLVTKI
- a CDS encoding GNAT family N-acetyltransferase, giving the protein MEKEVKFFVFVRNDDQEVIGGIRAICFWNTLHIELLWLSEECRGKGVGKELIDSAEKFAVEHGCEKAFVETTSWQAKPFYEKMGYHHIATINDRPKGHASHYLTKDLK